In Cervus elaphus chromosome 3, mCerEla1.1, whole genome shotgun sequence, the following proteins share a genomic window:
- the LOC122678294 gene encoding olfactory receptor 6C2-like, translated as MYLKIVMKNHSSITTFILLGLTDDPRLQVFLSVFLFLTYTSTVAGNLVIILLTLVSSHLKTPMYFFLRNFSILEIIFTTGCIPRFLYSMTTGDKTVTYNACAIQLFFVILIGATEFFLLTAMSYDRYVAICKPLHYTTIMSEKVCTILVLCSWLIGLIVILPPLSLGVQLDFCDSNLIDHFGCDASPLLKIVCSDTQFIEQLVLIMAVLTLILTLVCISVSYTYIIKTILRLPSAQQRKKAFSTCSSHMIVVSITYGSCIFIYIKPAKEGVAINKVVSLLNTSIIPLMNPFIYTLRNKQVKQAFRDSIKKMAFLSKN; from the coding sequence ATGTATCTGAAGATAGTGATGAAAAATCATTCTTCAATAACAACATTCATCCTACTAGGATTAACAGACGACCCAAGACTACAGGTTTTTCTTTCAGTGTTTCTGTTTCTCACCTACACGTCCACTGTTGCTGGAAATCTAGTCATTATCCTCCTCACTCTGGTGAGCTCTCACCTTAAAacacccatgtacttcttcctgcgGAACTTCTCCATCTTAGAAATAATCTTCACCACTGGCTGTATTCCTCGATTTCTGTACAGCATGACAACAGGAGACAAAACAGTGACCTATAATGCTTGTGCCATCCAGTTGTTTTTTGTCATCCTCATCGGGGCAACAGAATTTTTTCTCCTAACTGCCATGTcctatgaccgctacgtggccatctgcaagcccctGCACTACACCACCATCATGAGTGAAAAGGTCTGCACCATTCTGGTCCTTTGCTCTTGGCTAATTGGGTTAATTGTCATACTCCCACCACTTAGCCTGGGAGTTCAGCTAGATTTCTGTGACTCCAATCTCATTGACCATTTTGGCTGTGATGCATCTCCTCTTCTAAAGATAGTGTGCTCAGACACTCAATTTATAGAGCAACTTGTTTTAATCATGGCAGTGCTGACCCTCATACTCACACTCGTCTGTATAAGTGTGTCTTACACGTACATCATCAAGACTATTTTAAGACTCCCTTCGGCTCAGCAAAGAAaaaaggctttctctacttgttcTTCCCATATGATTGTAGTTTCCATCACTTATGGGAGTTGCATCTTTATCTATATCAAACCAGCAAAGGAAGGTGTGGCCATTAATAAGGTGGTGTCCCTGCTCAACACTTCCATTATTCCTTTGATGAACCCTTTCATTTATACTCTGCGGAATAAGCAAGTCAAACAAGCCTTCAGGGACTCCATTAAAAAAATGGCATTTCTTTCCAAAAATTAG